One genomic region from Bacillus sp. SLBN-46 encodes:
- a CDS encoding cbb3-type cytochrome c oxidase subunit I, whose amino-acid sequence MENSSRNYIKKGVSLSLLVTSVVLVLMMTFGVMMLLNQGNVLKISPQLFYKIMTVHGTGMVGITALGGSAIMWYFLSKYIHLNHKVFFANLILSLIGVVMILTAIFVFNFSDGWTFLYPLPSFSAKINGTTGALLFLFGLLILGVGYLVMYFYLAARLIKEFGGLGKSLGWDYIFRGKKGYGPPAAVVATTMVIIANSTGILAGATALVESILNILNPNLTFDPMLAKHLTYAFGHIFANCTIYMAVIAVYEILSEYTGRPWKSNKAFLIAWNFSTLFTLMIYTHHLLMDFAVPKWMLIIGQVFSYANGLPVMVVTAYGALMIIFRSAVKWDFASSMMFLAMFGWVAGAVPAIIDATIVVNHVMHNTKWVPGHFHTYMGMGVVAMIFGFMYYFNKTEGTQKQTGLDKFAISIYFLFFTGIAGSFLYAGKISAPRRWAEHLPEWTGSDQVGALCGIFVIVASIIFTIRFFNGLKTVGKQTDITISKAAS is encoded by the coding sequence ATGGAGAATTCCTCTAGAAATTACATAAAAAAAGGCGTGTCGTTATCCTTACTTGTTACCTCTGTTGTACTGGTACTTATGATGACTTTTGGCGTCATGATGTTATTAAATCAAGGAAATGTATTAAAAATTTCACCACAATTATTTTATAAAATTATGACCGTACACGGAACAGGAATGGTTGGTATTACAGCTTTAGGTGGAAGCGCAATCATGTGGTATTTTTTATCAAAGTATATTCATTTAAATCATAAGGTATTTTTTGCAAACCTCATCTTATCTTTAATCGGTGTGGTAATGATTCTTACAGCCATTTTTGTTTTTAATTTTTCTGATGGTTGGACCTTTCTTTATCCACTTCCATCCTTTTCAGCGAAAATTAATGGAACAACTGGTGCTTTACTATTTCTTTTTGGTCTTCTCATTTTAGGTGTTGGATATTTGGTTATGTATTTTTACTTAGCCGCTAGACTCATAAAAGAATTTGGAGGTTTAGGAAAATCACTTGGTTGGGATTATATTTTCAGAGGAAAAAAAGGATACGGGCCACCTGCTGCAGTGGTTGCGACAACTATGGTCATTATCGCAAATTCTACAGGTATTCTTGCAGGAGCTACTGCATTAGTAGAATCAATCTTAAATATTTTAAATCCAAATTTGACCTTCGATCCGATGTTAGCAAAGCATCTAACCTATGCTTTCGGTCATATTTTTGCCAATTGCACGATCTATATGGCGGTTATTGCAGTCTATGAAATCTTATCAGAGTATACAGGACGTCCGTGGAAATCAAATAAAGCCTTTTTGATTGCATGGAACTTCTCAACGTTATTCACGTTAATGATTTATACTCATCATTTATTAATGGACTTTGCAGTACCAAAATGGATGTTAATCATCGGTCAAGTTTTTTCATATGCAAATGGGTTACCGGTTATGGTTGTTACCGCATACGGCGCATTAATGATCATATTTCGTTCTGCTGTTAAATGGGATTTTGCGTCAAGTATGATGTTTTTAGCTATGTTCGGATGGGTGGCTGGTGCGGTTCCTGCCATTATTGACGCGACTATTGTTGTAAACCACGTTATGCATAATACTAAATGGGTTCCTGGACATTTCCACACGTACATGGGCATGGGTGTAGTTGCCATGATTTTCGGATTTATGTATTACTTTAATAAAACAGAAGGTACACAAAAGCAAACTGGGCTTGATAAATTTGCGATTTCAATTTACTTCTTATTCTTTACCGGAATTGCTGGCTCGTTTCTTTACGCAGGAAAAATAAGTGCCCCACGACGTTGGGCTGAACATTTACCAGAATGGACCGGTTCAGACCAAGTGGGAGCCCTTTGTGGTATCTTTGTCATTGTAGCCTCAATTATTTTTACCATTAGATTTTTCAATGGATTAAAAACGGTTGGTAAGCAAACAGACATCACAATTTCAAAAGCTGCCTCGTAA
- a CDS encoding cytochrome c oxidase subunit II produces the protein MYQSIAWYATLFFVFLLALAFSFVYGESRKFKEYGPIQEKGYKIRKFYFLGLLAVMGFASAISLSKLPYHDQHAHAEANGKVVDVTGMQFSWILSNEDFVVGEPIQFRVTSKDVTHGFGLYDRDLKLIAQTQAMPDYTNTVSITFEKPGTYKILCLEYCSTGHHVMMKDIIVKPKGGK, from the coding sequence ATGTACCAGTCTATTGCGTGGTACGCTACATTATTTTTCGTATTCCTCTTAGCACTTGCTTTTTCTTTTGTGTACGGGGAATCGAGAAAATTTAAAGAGTATGGACCAATTCAAGAAAAAGGCTACAAGATTCGTAAGTTCTATTTTCTTGGGTTACTAGCTGTAATGGGTTTTGCTTCAGCAATATCACTAAGCAAACTTCCTTACCATGATCAACATGCACATGCTGAAGCAAATGGTAAAGTTGTTGATGTGACAGGAATGCAGTTTAGCTGGATTTTAAGCAATGAGGACTTTGTAGTTGGAGAGCCTATACAGTTTCGTGTGACTAGTAAAGATGTAACACATGGTTTTGGACTTTATGATAGAGACCTTAAGCTAATCGCACAAACACAAGCTATGCCAGATTACACCAATACAGTTTCAATTACATTTGAAAAGCCAGGAACATATAAAATTCTATGCTTAGAGTATTGTAGTACGGGTCATCATGTAATGATGAAGGATATCATTGTTAAACCGAAAGGAGGTAAATAA
- a CDS encoding ABC transporter substrate-binding protein: MKKTARALSFALAGMLMLAGCGSKESSGETGKGGAEKEFKIGITQFAPHPSLDAATEGFKKALKDKGIKATFDEQNAQADMNNTQTIANNFVGDKVDLIFANATPSATAALNATKEIPIIFTSVTDPVGAGLVEAFDKPGKNITGTTDNHPDATKKTINFITEEVKAKKVGVIYNSGEQNSVVQIKEVKKLAEEKGAKLVEVSVSTTAEVKQAAESLVGRVDAIYIPTDNTVVTALDSVIAIANNKKIPLFVGELDSMKKGAVAASGFSYFDLGYQSGLMAAEILSGKKKPSEIPVELPSSLKLVINKSAAEAQGLKVKDDWKKLGEFYDGK; this comes from the coding sequence ATGAAGAAAACAGCTCGAGCATTATCTTTTGCATTAGCAGGTATGCTGATGTTAGCAGGTTGTGGCAGTAAGGAATCTTCAGGAGAAACAGGAAAGGGTGGGGCAGAGAAAGAATTTAAAATTGGCATTACCCAATTTGCGCCTCATCCATCTTTAGATGCTGCGACAGAAGGCTTTAAAAAAGCATTAAAGGACAAGGGGATTAAAGCTACCTTCGATGAACAAAATGCACAAGCAGACATGAATAACACCCAAACCATTGCCAATAACTTTGTTGGAGACAAAGTAGATTTAATATTTGCAAATGCTACTCCAAGTGCGACAGCAGCATTGAATGCGACGAAGGAAATTCCTATCATTTTCACTTCTGTTACAGACCCTGTAGGAGCGGGATTAGTTGAAGCATTCGATAAACCAGGGAAAAATATAACCGGTACAACTGACAACCATCCTGATGCAACGAAAAAAACAATTAACTTTATTACAGAAGAAGTGAAAGCCAAAAAGGTAGGAGTCATCTACAACTCTGGAGAACAAAATTCTGTTGTTCAGATTAAAGAAGTGAAGAAGCTGGCAGAAGAGAAGGGAGCAAAACTTGTAGAAGTTTCCGTGTCTACAACTGCTGAAGTAAAACAGGCCGCTGAATCTCTTGTAGGTCGAGTGGATGCTATCTACATACCAACAGATAATACAGTTGTTACTGCCCTTGATTCTGTTATAGCGATTGCAAATAACAAAAAGATTCCATTGTTCGTAGGTGAACTGGATTCGATGAAAAAAGGAGCGGTTGCTGCAAGTGGTTTTAGTTACTTTGATCTCGGCTATCAATCTGGTTTAATGGCAGCTGAAATTTTATCTGGAAAGAAAAAGCCATCAGAAATCCCAGTTGAACTTCCAAGCAGCTTAAAACTTGTCATTAATAAGTCTGCTGCTGAAGCACAAGGATTAAAGGTTAAAGATGATTGGAAGAAGCTAGGAGAGTTTTACGACGGAAAATAA
- a CDS encoding ABC transporter permease subunit — protein MFTAIFGSFEAGIIYAIMALGVYLSFRILDFPDLTVDGSFVTGAAISAVMIANGANPFLATIMALFAGFAAGCMTGLLHTFGRINNLLSGILMMIALYSINLRIMGRSNIPLLNTDTAFTKISSLFEKTGIDSFFNSILSLIGLGDSLPETWGILIFMIIVTLLIKFLTDVFLQTEIGLAVRATGDNKRMIRSLSANTNLLVVLGLGLSNALVAFSGALIAQQGGFADVGMGIGMIVIGLASVIIGEALFGTKTIARTTLAVIGGSIIYRIVITLALRVEFLDPGDMKLITALIVIISLTTPKIIEGSRERKRKAKRRNERINMVQASAVAKGENHAALKSDS, from the coding sequence ATGTTTACAGCCATATTTGGATCTTTTGAGGCAGGTATCATCTATGCGATTATGGCGCTGGGCGTCTATCTTTCCTTTCGCATTTTAGATTTTCCTGATTTAACAGTGGATGGGAGTTTTGTAACGGGAGCAGCGATTTCGGCTGTCATGATCGCAAATGGAGCAAATCCATTTTTAGCGACAATCATGGCTTTGTTTGCCGGATTTGCAGCAGGCTGTATGACAGGGCTTCTACACACATTTGGAAGAATTAATAACCTGCTTTCAGGTATCCTTATGATGATCGCGCTTTACTCTATTAACCTTAGAATCATGGGTCGTTCAAATATACCTTTATTAAATACAGATACGGCTTTTACAAAAATAAGTAGTTTATTTGAAAAGACAGGGATTGATTCATTTTTTAATAGTATTCTTTCACTGATAGGTCTAGGTGACAGTCTTCCAGAAACATGGGGGATATTGATTTTTATGATTATTGTTACCTTGCTGATTAAGTTCTTAACCGATGTTTTCTTACAAACAGAAATTGGGCTTGCTGTAAGGGCAACAGGTGATAATAAACGAATGATTCGCAGCCTTTCAGCCAATACCAACCTTCTTGTTGTTCTTGGATTAGGCTTATCCAATGCTTTAGTTGCGTTCTCGGGTGCACTCATCGCACAACAAGGTGGATTTGCGGATGTTGGTATGGGAATAGGAATGATAGTCATTGGATTGGCATCAGTAATAATAGGTGAAGCTTTATTTGGTACAAAGACGATTGCGAGAACTACACTCGCCGTTATTGGGGGATCCATTATATATCGAATAGTCATTACATTAGCTTTACGAGTTGAATTCTTAGATCCGGGAGATATGAAACTAATTACTGCACTCATTGTTATTATTTCCTTAACTACACCGAAAATCATAGAAGGTTCTAGAGAGAGAAAGCGGAAAGCAAAAAGACGAAACGAAAGAATAAACATGGTACAGGCTTCCGCAGTGGCAAAGGGGGAAAATCATGCTGCACTTAAGTCAGATTCATAA
- a CDS encoding ABC transporter ATP-binding protein, whose protein sequence is MLHLSQIHKIFNEGTPDEKIAIDHINLTLEPGDFVTVIGSNGAGKSTLMNIISGVLFPDIGEVHIGGKNVTHMSEFNRSKMIGRVFQDPMAGTAPSMTIEENLAMAYSRNKTRTLRWGVTKKRREYFRDVLESLHLGLENRLNAKVGLLSGGERQALSLLMATFTEPSILLLDEHTAALDPSRAELITALTKEIVDKYKLTTLMVTHNMQQAIDLGNRLIMMDKGQVILEVNEENKKHLTIESLLSEFKRIRGSQMASDRAILS, encoded by the coding sequence ATGCTGCACTTAAGTCAGATTCATAAAATCTTTAATGAAGGAACACCAGATGAGAAAATTGCCATTGATCATATTAACCTTACTCTTGAACCAGGAGATTTCGTCACAGTAATTGGCAGTAATGGGGCAGGTAAGTCAACACTAATGAATATTATCTCGGGTGTACTATTTCCGGATATCGGGGAAGTTCATATTGGTGGTAAAAATGTGACACATATGTCTGAATTCAATCGTTCAAAAATGATTGGCCGTGTCTTTCAGGACCCTATGGCTGGAACAGCTCCTAGTATGACCATTGAAGAAAACTTGGCAATGGCTTATTCAAGAAATAAAACGAGAACACTCAGGTGGGGCGTAACCAAAAAAAGACGTGAATATTTTCGTGACGTTCTGGAATCTTTGCACCTAGGGTTAGAAAATCGTCTCAATGCAAAGGTTGGTTTATTGTCGGGTGGGGAACGGCAGGCTCTATCCTTATTGATGGCTACATTTACAGAGCCTTCAATCCTGTTATTAGATGAACATACTGCAGCTCTTGACCCATCGAGGGCAGAGCTTATAACCGCACTGACAAAGGAAATTGTTGATAAATACAAATTGACCACACTTATGGTCACACATAATATGCAACAAGCTATTGACCTGGGGAATCGTTTAATCATGATGGATAAAGGTCAAGTGATCCTTGAGGTCAACGAAGAAAATAAGAAGCATCTTACAATCGAGAGTTTATTAAGTGAGTTTAAGAGAATTCGTGGGTCACAAATGGCAAGCGATCGGGCCATTCTGTCATAG
- the hppD gene encoding 4-hydroxyphenylpyruvate dioxygenase has protein sequence MKENRLTAEQLVDDFFPVRDVDYIEIYTGNAKQACHFFCTAFGFQPVAYSGLETGNRENVSYCLKQRNIRLVITGTYKEDNRVAQFVKKHGDGVKDIALLVDNVEKAFEEAVNRGAIAIAPPFEMKDSQGTIKKAVLGTYGDTIHTLIERKNYQGAFLPGFEPYSVALPIEDAGLIGIDHVVGNVESMEEWVEYYSKVMGFKEMKHFSDKDITTEYSALMSKVMHNGGRIKFPINEPAEGKRKSQIQEYLEFYNGPGVQHLAILTEDIVSTVTTLKKNGVEFLKTPATYYESLGERIGKIDEEIEKLRELNILVDRDDEGYLLQIFTKPIVDRPTLFIEIIQRKGARGFGEGNFKALFESIEREQERRGNL, from the coding sequence ATGAAAGAAAATAGATTAACAGCTGAACAACTTGTAGATGATTTTTTTCCTGTAAGAGATGTGGATTATATTGAAATCTACACTGGAAATGCAAAGCAGGCTTGTCACTTTTTTTGCACGGCTTTTGGTTTTCAACCGGTTGCTTATTCTGGTCTTGAAACGGGAAATCGTGAAAACGTTTCCTATTGTTTAAAACAACGAAATATCCGTTTAGTTATTACTGGCACCTATAAAGAGGACAATAGGGTTGCACAGTTTGTAAAGAAACACGGTGATGGTGTGAAAGACATAGCGTTATTGGTTGATAATGTGGAAAAAGCATTCGAGGAAGCTGTAAATAGAGGGGCAATTGCTATAGCTCCCCCATTTGAAATGAAAGACAGTCAAGGGACTATTAAGAAAGCCGTTCTAGGTACATATGGTGACACCATCCATACGTTAATTGAACGGAAAAACTACCAAGGTGCTTTTTTACCAGGATTTGAACCTTATTCAGTTGCATTGCCAATTGAGGATGCAGGATTAATCGGTATTGATCACGTGGTTGGCAACGTTGAAAGCATGGAGGAGTGGGTTGAGTACTACTCAAAAGTAATGGGCTTCAAAGAAATGAAGCATTTCTCTGACAAGGATATTACCACGGAATATTCTGCTCTAATGTCAAAGGTTATGCACAATGGTGGTCGGATTAAGTTTCCTATCAATGAACCTGCAGAGGGGAAGCGAAAATCACAAATTCAAGAGTATCTAGAATTCTATAATGGACCAGGAGTGCAGCACTTAGCGATATTAACTGAAGATATCGTTTCAACAGTAACCACTTTAAAGAAGAATGGTGTGGAGTTCCTCAAGACACCTGCTACTTATTATGAATCCTTAGGTGAGCGGATTGGAAAAATTGATGAGGAGATAGAAAAGCTTAGGGAGTTAAATATCTTAGTAGACCGTGATGATGAGGGATATTTACTGCAGATTTTTACGAAGCCAATCGTCGATCGCCCTACATTATTTATTGAAATCATTCAACGTAAAGGAGCCAGAGGCTTTGGGGAAGGAAACTTCAAGGCACTATTTGAGTCGATAGAGCGTGAACAAGAACGACGCGGCAATCTATAA
- a CDS encoding flavin reductase family protein, which yields MEISPETLEWKEAYKLLVGSILPRPIAFVSTIDANGIANAAPFSFFTAICADPMLICFSPMRKGTDGAKKDTLVNIESTGQFVINIVSESMAAQMNDCAIEFASSVDEIEEVDLTKEQSIKVKVPRINESLVHLECELYQVLHFGDKPGAGSLVIGKVIHVHVNDELYDKGRIDTSKLQPIGRMAGNTFTNPLANTFDMIRK from the coding sequence ATGGAAATTTCACCAGAAACACTTGAATGGAAAGAAGCCTATAAACTTTTAGTCGGATCAATTTTGCCACGTCCTATTGCTTTTGTATCAACAATAGATGCAAATGGCATCGCAAATGCAGCACCCTTCAGTTTTTTTACCGCTATTTGCGCGGACCCCATGCTCATTTGTTTTTCGCCAATGAGGAAGGGTACGGATGGAGCGAAGAAAGATACGTTAGTCAATATTGAAAGTACAGGTCAATTTGTGATTAATATTGTCAGTGAAAGTATGGCTGCACAAATGAACGATTGTGCCATTGAGTTTGCTTCCTCTGTGGATGAAATAGAGGAAGTGGATCTAACAAAGGAACAAAGTATTAAAGTGAAAGTACCGCGAATCAATGAATCACTCGTTCACTTAGAATGTGAACTCTATCAAGTACTGCATTTTGGTGACAAGCCCGGTGCAGGCAGTCTTGTGATTGGAAAAGTAATTCACGTCCATGTTAACGATGAGCTTTATGATAAAGGGAGAATTGATACATCAAAATTACAGCCGATAGGTCGAATGGCTGGTAACACCTTTACTAACCCATTGGCAAATACGTTTGATATGATTCGAAAATAG
- a CDS encoding fumarylacetoacetate hydrolase family protein: protein MKFVTFEKADKTIRSGWLDGDFVVDMYEVSDGKLPESLLEFLDNSEENMKMVMNLAPVTSEQKGRYPISEIRLKAPLPLPRSFRDFYAFEQHVKTARENRGLEMIPEWYEIPVFYFSNHLAIKGPDDAIMMPNDCDWLDYELEIGCIIGKKGKNIRAEDTDNYIFGYCILNDWSARDLQRKEMKVGLGPAKGKDFSTSIGPWIVSKEELESLRAGKGYDLPMRARVNGTLLSNGNMKELHYSFGEMIERASAGVTLYPGELIGSGTVGTGCILELGQKVHRWLLPGDLVELEVDHLGILCNKITDGNEVK from the coding sequence ATGAAATTTGTAACCTTTGAAAAAGCAGACAAAACAATCAGATCTGGGTGGCTAGATGGTGACTTTGTGGTGGATATGTACGAGGTATCTGATGGCAAACTGCCTGAAAGCCTGCTGGAGTTTTTAGATAATAGCGAAGAAAATATGAAAATGGTGATGAATCTCGCTCCAGTAACTAGTGAACAAAAAGGAAGGTATCCAATAAGTGAAATTCGGTTAAAAGCACCTCTTCCTTTGCCTAGGAGCTTTCGTGATTTTTATGCGTTTGAACAACATGTTAAAACAGCAAGGGAAAACCGGGGGCTTGAAATGATTCCGGAATGGTACGAAATCCCTGTTTTTTATTTTTCTAATCATCTAGCAATAAAGGGTCCAGATGATGCTATCATGATGCCAAATGATTGTGATTGGCTAGATTACGAGTTGGAAATTGGCTGTATCATTGGGAAAAAAGGTAAAAACATTCGAGCTGAAGACACCGATAACTATATTTTTGGTTATTGCATATTAAATGATTGGAGTGCAAGGGACCTACAAAGGAAAGAAATGAAGGTAGGGCTTGGTCCGGCAAAGGGGAAGGATTTTTCAACTTCTATTGGTCCATGGATTGTTTCGAAAGAAGAATTGGAGTCGCTTAGGGCCGGCAAGGGTTATGATCTACCAATGAGGGCGCGTGTGAATGGTACCTTGCTTTCGAATGGAAATATGAAGGAACTTCATTATTCTTTTGGAGAGATGATAGAGAGAGCCTCAGCGGGCGTTACACTTTACCCTGGAGAATTGATTGGTTCAGGAACAGTTGGTACGGGATGTATTCTCGAACTTGGTCAAAAGGTACACAGATGGCTTTTACCAGGTGACCTAGTAGAATTAGAAGTTGACCATCTTGGTATCCTTTGTAATAAAATTACGGATGGAAATGAGGTGAAATAA
- a CDS encoding homogentisate 1,2-dioxygenase, with product MYYRQMGKIPHKRHTMFKKEDGSLYREQVMGTRGFSGTQSILYHQYMPTEIVKSELIGTYLPEYEEQQSLKHRHFFTSKADKQGDGLTARNYLLGNQDLLIGTAQVTKPMESFYRNGDGDEMLFIHHGTGKLETMFGTISYRPGDYIIVPIGTIYRVVPNENEKTQMLFVESFSQITTPRRYRNEYGQLLEHSPFCERDIRGPETLVSYDKKGEFEVLTKSRGVISSHIRGHHPLDVIGWDGYLYPWAFNIEDFEPITGRVHQPPPVHQTFEGNNFVVCSFVPRLYDYHPEAIPAPYYHSNVNSDELLYYVEGNFMSRKGVQEGSITLHPGGIPHGPHPGKTEASIGKKETLELAVMIDTFHPLKIVKTAQEIEDPGYMFTWNEN from the coding sequence ATGTATTATCGGCAAATGGGGAAAATTCCGCATAAACGGCATACGATGTTTAAAAAAGAAGATGGTAGCCTGTATCGTGAACAGGTAATGGGGACGAGAGGGTTTTCAGGAACCCAATCTATCCTTTACCATCAGTACATGCCAACGGAAATAGTAAAGTCAGAACTAATCGGTACGTATTTGCCAGAATATGAAGAGCAGCAGTCTTTGAAGCATCGGCACTTTTTTACTAGTAAGGCGGATAAGCAAGGAGATGGTCTAACTGCTCGAAATTATCTTTTAGGAAATCAGGACTTACTAATTGGAACGGCACAAGTGACTAAACCAATGGAAAGCTTCTATCGGAATGGTGATGGTGATGAAATGCTGTTTATTCATCATGGTACCGGGAAGTTGGAGACAATGTTTGGTACCATTTCTTATCGACCAGGGGATTATATAATTGTACCCATTGGAACTATCTACCGTGTGGTGCCAAATGAAAATGAAAAAACACAAATGTTATTCGTGGAGTCCTTTAGTCAGATTACTACCCCTAGACGTTACCGGAATGAATATGGTCAGCTCCTCGAACATAGCCCGTTCTGTGAACGTGACATCCGCGGACCTGAAACACTTGTTTCTTATGATAAAAAGGGAGAATTTGAGGTATTAACGAAATCAAGAGGGGTCATTTCTTCTCATATTCGTGGTCATCATCCACTTGATGTAATTGGCTGGGATGGGTATTTATATCCTTGGGCGTTTAATATAGAAGATTTTGAGCCTATTACCGGGAGGGTTCATCAGCCACCTCCCGTACATCAGACATTTGAAGGAAATAATTTTGTTGTTTGTTCTTTCGTACCACGCCTGTATGACTATCATCCTGAAGCCATTCCAGCACCGTATTATCACAGTAATGTGAATAGTGATGAGCTACTTTATTATGTGGAAGGAAATTTCATGAGTCGTAAGGGAGTCCAGGAGGGTTCAATCACACTCCATCCAGGTGGTATACCTCATGGTCCACACCCTGGTAAAACAGAGGCAAGTATTGGAAAAAAAGAAACGCTTGAACTAGCTGTTATGATCGATACCTTCCATCCTCTTAAGATTGTAAAAACTGCACAAGAGATAGAAGATCCCGGCTACATGTTTACTTGGAATGAAAATTAA
- a CDS encoding CoA pyrophosphatase: protein MKLERIIKKLTSHNPTILGSEKFSKYAVMLPLVQKEDEIHVLFEVRSLELRRQPGEICFPGGRIDLQDIDEKGAALRETVEELGISRSEITNISPLDYMISPFGMIVYPFVGLITNPDNIHPNPSEVGEVFTVPISFFIHHSPSIYHINFKAEPEENFPYELIAGGENYNWRTRDLEEYFYLYHDKVIWGLTARILSHFIEMVR from the coding sequence ATGAAGCTTGAAAGAATTATAAAGAAACTAACGAGTCATAATCCAACTATTTTAGGCAGTGAGAAGTTTTCGAAATATGCAGTTATGCTGCCGCTGGTACAAAAAGAAGATGAAATTCATGTATTATTTGAAGTGAGGTCCCTTGAATTAAGAAGGCAGCCAGGAGAAATATGTTTTCCAGGGGGAAGGATTGATTTACAGGATATTGATGAAAAGGGGGCGGCCCTTCGAGAGACGGTTGAAGAATTAGGAATTAGTCGTTCAGAAATCACAAACATTTCTCCGCTAGATTATATGATTTCCCCTTTTGGAATGATTGTTTATCCGTTTGTCGGATTGATTACAAATCCTGATAACATTCACCCAAATCCGTCAGAAGTAGGGGAGGTCTTTACAGTCCCGATTTCTTTTTTTATTCATCATTCGCCATCTATTTACCACATTAACTTTAAAGCAGAGCCTGAAGAGAATTTTCCTTATGAGCTAATAGCTGGTGGAGAGAACTATAATTGGCGGACAAGAGACCTGGAAGAATATTTTTATCTTTATCATGATAAAGTGATTTGGGGGCTAACTGCCAGAATCCTCTCCCATTTTATTGAAATGGTTCGCTAG
- a CDS encoding aspartate kinase: protein MKVVKFGGSSLASGKQMEKVYQIVISDLERKIVVVSAPGKRFTNDEKVTDLLIKCAEAALQNHTIMEKVDAVIERYAFIAEELSLSHTVIEEIRDDLMERLQADKEKPDRFMDRVKASGEDNQAKLTAAYFRKKGLEAHYIDPLEAGLIVSDEPGNAQVLPEAYENLHLLRYRSGILIFPGFFGYSKEGEVFTFSRSGSDITGSILANAVKADLYENFTDVDAVYSVNPNIVNKPKEIKELTYREMRELSYAGFTVLHDEALVPAFRAEIPVQIKNTNNPAAPGTRIVNERHNTNGPVIGIASDKGFCSIYVSKYLMNREVGFGRKLLGVLEDFGLSYEHTPSGIDDISVIMRENQLNSSLEEKIIHRIKTELQADEVKVEHSLALIMVVGEGMRHNVGTMARASKALARYSVNIEMINQGSSEVSMMFGVKEVDEKRAVQALYEEFFVPVTV from the coding sequence ATGAAAGTAGTTAAGTTTGGAGGTTCCTCATTGGCTTCCGGAAAACAAATGGAGAAGGTATACCAAATTGTAATATCAGACCTTGAGCGAAAAATTGTAGTTGTTTCTGCACCTGGAAAAAGATTTACAAACGATGAAAAGGTAACAGACTTATTGATAAAGTGTGCTGAGGCAGCTTTACAGAACCATACCATTATGGAAAAGGTGGATGCAGTGATTGAGCGTTATGCTTTTATTGCTGAGGAACTTTCCCTATCGCATACTGTTATTGAAGAGATTCGTGATGATTTAATGGAAAGACTACAAGCCGACAAAGAAAAACCTGATCGGTTTATGGACCGGGTAAAAGCAAGTGGAGAAGATAACCAAGCTAAACTAACAGCCGCCTATTTTCGGAAAAAGGGCCTTGAAGCCCATTATATTGACCCTCTTGAGGCGGGGCTCATTGTCAGTGATGAACCAGGAAATGCTCAAGTATTACCAGAGGCTTATGAGAATTTGCACTTACTCAGATATCGGTCTGGGATATTGATCTTTCCAGGTTTTTTTGGTTACAGCAAGGAGGGGGAAGTGTTCACATTTTCACGTAGCGGATCGGATATTACAGGCTCTATCCTAGCAAATGCAGTAAAAGCCGACCTTTATGAAAATTTTACTGATGTGGATGCAGTCTATTCCGTAAACCCAAATATTGTGAATAAGCCAAAAGAAATTAAGGAATTAACCTACCGTGAAATGAGAGAACTATCATATGCAGGGTTTACCGTATTGCATGATGAAGCACTGGTTCCTGCCTTTCGAGCTGAAATACCTGTTCAGATTAAAAATACTAATAATCCAGCAGCTCCTGGTACAAGGATTGTTAATGAGCGGCACAACACAAATGGTCCGGTAATTGGGATAGCCAGTGACAAAGGATTCTGCAGCATTTACGTAAGCAAATATTTAATGAACAGAGAAGTTGGCTTTGGACGGAAGCTATTGGGTGTGTTGGAGGACTTTGGGCTTTCTTACGAACACACACCTTCGGGGATAGATGATATATCAGTTATTATGAGAGAGAATCAACTAAATTCTAGCCTAGAAGAAAAGATTATCCACCGTATTAAGACAGAATTGCAGGCTGACGAGGTGAAAGTTGAACATAGCTTAGCACTCATTATGGTTGTAGGTGAGGGCATGCGTCATAATGTCGGTACGATGGCGAGAGCATCTAAGGCATTAGCAAGGTATAGTGTTAATATCGAAATGATTAATCAAGGTTCATCAGAGGTTAGCATGATGTTCGGAGTGAAGGAAGTGGATGAGAAACGAGCAGTTCAAGCACTTTATGAAGAGTTTTTTGTTCCTGTGACAGTATAA